A genome region from Blautia coccoides includes the following:
- a CDS encoding alpha-glucosidase, with translation MQRKWWHGKVAYQIYPKSFYDSNGDGIGDLPGIISKLDYLKDLGVDIIWISPIYASPFADQGYDISDYYKIDPSFGTMEDMDRLLKEAEDRGMYILMDLVVNHCSDEHQWFEKACADPDGEYGNFFYIEDRKEGELPCNWRSYFGGSVWEPLPGHPDKQYMHLFHKKQPDLNWENKAVREEVYKNINWWLDKGLGGFRIDAIINIKKKLPYKDYPVDRADGLSLIDHMLEDATGVGEFLGEMRDRTFKPHDAFTVGEVFNEKEEEIPDFIGDNGYFSSMFDFAQTSFGKSEKGWYDCKQITPDDYKRCCFHSQKRVGDIGFLSNIIENHDEPRGVSYYIPEGDCCDTSKKMLAALYFMLKGLPFIYQGQEIGMENLGVIPLEEVDDISALDQYHVALEAGFSEEEALKIMATYNRDNARSPMQWNSSKNAGFSTGKPWLILNSNYTRINVESQIHDENSVYSFYKALIALRKNPEYQETVVYGELVPYLEERHNLMSYFRKGHKNLLVIGNYQNEEQTIELPAACKKVLINNYPDLNLADNVITLHGYQAIVLELEK, from the coding sequence ATGCAAAGAAAATGGTGGCATGGTAAAGTAGCATATCAGATTTATCCAAAAAGTTTTTATGATTCCAACGGAGACGGCATCGGTGATTTGCCGGGTATCATCAGCAAACTGGACTATTTAAAAGATTTGGGTGTGGACATTATATGGATCTCTCCCATTTATGCATCTCCTTTTGCAGACCAGGGTTACGATATCTCGGATTACTATAAGATCGATCCGTCCTTCGGCACCATGGAAGATATGGACCGCCTGCTGAAAGAGGCAGAAGACCGCGGTATGTATATCCTCATGGATCTGGTGGTAAACCACTGTTCCGACGAACACCAATGGTTTGAAAAAGCCTGCGCGGACCCTGATGGGGAATACGGCAATTTCTTTTACATAGAGGACAGAAAGGAAGGAGAACTTCCCTGCAACTGGAGAAGCTACTTCGGCGGCTCCGTATGGGAACCCCTTCCCGGACATCCTGACAAGCAGTACATGCACCTGTTCCACAAAAAACAACCTGACCTGAACTGGGAAAACAAAGCTGTCAGGGAGGAAGTTTACAAGAACATCAACTGGTGGCTGGACAAGGGACTTGGAGGTTTCCGGATCGATGCCATCATCAACATCAAGAAAAAGCTTCCATATAAAGATTACCCGGTTGACCGTGCAGACGGCCTGAGTCTCATTGACCACATGCTGGAAGATGCCACAGGCGTAGGTGAATTCCTGGGTGAAATGCGTGACCGCACCTTCAAACCTCACGATGCGTTTACGGTCGGTGAAGTGTTCAATGAAAAAGAAGAGGAAATCCCTGATTTTATCGGTGACAATGGCTACTTTTCCTCCATGTTTGACTTTGCCCAGACTTCTTTCGGAAAAAGTGAAAAAGGATGGTACGACTGTAAACAAATCACGCCAGACGACTATAAGAGATGCTGCTTCCATTCCCAGAAACGCGTAGGGGATATAGGATTTTTATCAAACATCATTGAAAATCATGACGAACCCCGCGGCGTCAGCTACTACATCCCGGAGGGCGACTGCTGTGATACCAGTAAAAAAATGCTGGCTGCCCTGTATTTCATGCTGAAGGGGCTTCCATTCATCTATCAGGGACAGGAAATCGGTATGGAAAACCTGGGTGTGATCCCGCTAGAGGAAGTGGATGACATCAGCGCCCTTGACCAGTACCATGTAGCATTAGAAGCCGGATTTTCTGAGGAGGAGGCTCTGAAGATCATGGCAACCTACAACCGCGACAACGCCAGATCCCCCATGCAGTGGAACAGCTCAAAAAACGCAGGCTTCTCTACCGGAAAACCATGGCTCATACTCAACTCCAATTACACCAGGATCAATGTTGAGTCCCAGATACATGATGAAAACTCCGTATATTCTTTCTATAAAGCGCTGATCGCTCTTAGAAAAAATCCTGAATATCAGGAGACTGTGGTATATGGCGAACTGGTTCCTTATCTTGAAGAGCGCCACAATCTTATGTCTTATTTCCGTAAAGGCCATAAGAACCTGCTTGTGATCGGCAATTATCAGAACGAGGAGCAGACCATAGAATTGCCTGCTGCCTGCAAAAAGGTCCTGATCAACAACTATCCTGACTTAAACCTTGCAGACAATGTAATCACCCTGCACGGCTATCAGGCAATCGTACTGGAATTGGAGAAATAG
- the malQ gene encoding 4-alpha-glucanotransferase: MRESGILLPISSLPSDFGIGCFSKEAYTFVDQLAAAGQKYWQILPLGPTSYGDSPYQSFSTYAGNPYFIDLEVLIRQGVLSQEECDTADFGTNPRAVDYGRIYKARFKLLRMAYERSDITQNQDFLAFCSENSWWLEDYALFMAVKNFFEDQCWDKWPEDIRKRYGFALDYYREKLYFDIEFYKYMQFQFTCQWQKLKSYANRKGIRVIGDIPIYVAYDSADTWAHPELFQLDNDNVPTAVAGCPPDGFAADGQLWGNPLYRWDHHRNTGFAWWMERLSYTFRLYDVVRIDHFRGFDEYFSIPYGDTTAWNGHWEKGPGIEIFNRMKEVLGWRDVIAEDLGYVTDSVRHMVWESGFPGMKVFEFAFDTRDTGCASDYLPHNYPVNSVVYTGTHDNATLNGWYQDISEKEKEMLRDYLHDYTTADRSLYWEVICRVMGSCARLCIIPMQDYLGLGNDCRMNTPSTLGENWKWRLLPGEFSQDLQNKIQKITRIYER, translated from the coding sequence ATGAGAGAAAGCGGAATCTTACTTCCCATATCCAGCCTTCCGTCAGACTTCGGAATCGGCTGTTTTTCAAAAGAAGCCTATACATTTGTGGACCAGCTGGCAGCTGCCGGACAAAAATACTGGCAGATCCTGCCCCTTGGCCCCACAAGCTACGGCGATTCTCCTTATCAGTCCTTTTCCACCTATGCGGGCAATCCGTATTTCATTGACTTGGAGGTCTTGATCCGCCAGGGTGTACTGTCACAGGAAGAGTGTGATACTGCCGACTTCGGAACGAATCCGCGGGCCGTGGACTACGGCAGGATATACAAAGCCCGTTTCAAGCTTCTCCGCATGGCATATGAGCGAAGCGATATCACACAGAATCAGGATTTCCTAGCTTTTTGCTCCGAAAATTCCTGGTGGTTGGAGGATTATGCCCTCTTCATGGCAGTGAAGAATTTCTTTGAAGACCAGTGCTGGGACAAATGGCCGGAGGATATCAGAAAGCGATATGGATTTGCTCTGGACTATTACAGGGAAAAATTGTATTTTGATATTGAATTCTATAAATATATGCAGTTCCAGTTCACATGCCAGTGGCAGAAGCTGAAGTCCTACGCAAACCGGAAGGGAATCCGGGTCATCGGAGATATTCCCATCTATGTTGCCTATGACAGCGCAGATACCTGGGCCCATCCCGAACTCTTCCAACTGGACAACGACAACGTGCCCACAGCGGTAGCGGGCTGCCCGCCGGATGGTTTTGCCGCGGACGGACAGCTCTGGGGCAATCCTCTTTACCGCTGGGATCATCACCGGAACACAGGTTTTGCCTGGTGGATGGAGCGACTTTCCTACACCTTCCGTCTCTATGATGTGGTCCGGATCGACCACTTCCGGGGATTTGATGAGTATTTCTCCATTCCTTACGGGGATACCACAGCCTGGAACGGACACTGGGAAAAAGGCCCCGGAATTGAGATTTTTAACAGGATGAAGGAAGTCCTGGGCTGGAGAGATGTGATCGCGGAGGATCTTGGTTATGTGACGGACTCTGTGCGCCATATGGTATGGGAAAGCGGGTTCCCCGGCATGAAGGTCTTTGAGTTTGCCTTTGACACAAGGGACACCGGCTGTGCCAGCGACTACCTGCCCCACAATTATCCTGTCAATTCTGTGGTCTACACAGGAACCCATGACAATGCCACATTAAACGGATGGTACCAGGATATTTCAGAGAAGGAAAAGGAGATGCTGCGGGATTACCTCCACGACTACACCACTGCGGACCGAAGTCTTTACTGGGAGGTCATCTGCCGTGTAATGGGAAGCTGCGCACGCCTGTGCATCATTCCTATGCAGGATTATCTGGGTCTCGGCAATGACTGCCGCATGAACACCCCGTCTACTTTGGGTGAAAACTGGAAGTGGCGGCTTCTGCCTGGTGAATTTTCACAAGATTTACAGAACAAGATACAGAAAATAACAAGAATTTATGAGAGGTAA
- a CDS encoding sugar O-acetyltransferase, producing MTQKERMLKEMLYYPADTVLAGERAKAKELCFDFNQCRPSHGEKRVAILKELLGKTGQNVWMEQPIYFDYGCNTEVGENFFANANCVILDVAKVTIGKNVMFAPNVSLYTAGHPLHPETRNSGWEYGIGISIGDNVWVGGNVVINPGVHIGNNVVIGSGSVVTKDIPDNCVAVGNPARVIKEITDEDKKYYFKDRLFETGGEITDGSQTP from the coding sequence ATGACACAAAAAGAACGTATGCTGAAAGAAATGCTCTATTACCCGGCAGATACTGTGCTTGCCGGGGAACGTGCAAAGGCGAAAGAGCTTTGCTTTGATTTTAACCAGTGCCGCCCTTCCCACGGAGAAAAGAGAGTTGCCATTTTAAAGGAACTGCTGGGAAAGACCGGCCAAAATGTATGGATGGAACAGCCCATCTACTTTGATTACGGCTGCAACACAGAAGTGGGAGAAAACTTCTTCGCAAATGCCAACTGCGTTATTTTAGATGTTGCAAAAGTAACCATTGGAAAAAATGTTATGTTTGCTCCCAATGTCTCCCTCTACACCGCCGGCCATCCCCTTCACCCGGAAACCAGAAATTCCGGCTGGGAATACGGCATCGGGATATCCATCGGCGATAATGTATGGGTAGGGGGCAATGTGGTCATCAACCCGGGCGTACACATCGGAAACAATGTGGTGATCGGCTCCGGAAGTGTTGTCACAAAGGATATCCCCGACAACTGCGTCGCTGTGGGAAACCCGGCCAGAGTCATCAAAGAGATCACGGATGAGGATAAAAAATATTATTTTAAAGACCGCCTCTTTGAGACCGGCGGAGAGATCACAGATGGATCTCAAACACCGTGA
- a CDS encoding metallophosphoesterase yields the protein MRILKRLLLAVCLLFLLTAGCIFYAFKIEPFRITTNTFAINEGGSGSVSVKIIQISDIHIKEDYTYKNLEKVVDRVNRQSPDFVVFTGDLYDNYAKYSDDSHVISALKKLHGEYGKIAIWGNRDYGGGAVRKYQEIMELSGFTLLKNENMSITMENGKKILFTGLDDSLLGQPLMPDIAEAKAVDFKILLTHEPDSVQEFWDTGHPLILSGHSHGGQIRIPFLPFVNERAVAATSLSSRYSGGMYQVGEKGTQKLYVNTGLGTTHISARFGVVPEITVFEIHL from the coding sequence ATGAGAATATTGAAAAGGCTGTTGTTGGCCGTTTGTTTGTTATTTCTACTGACAGCAGGCTGTATTTTTTATGCGTTTAAGATAGAACCGTTTCGGATAACCACGAATACCTTTGCCATAAATGAAGGGGGAAGCGGTTCAGTATCTGTAAAGATCATTCAGATATCAGATATTCATATAAAGGAAGACTACACTTACAAAAATCTGGAAAAAGTAGTGGATAGGGTCAACCGGCAGTCACCGGATTTTGTTGTCTTTACAGGAGATTTATATGATAACTATGCCAAGTACAGCGATGACAGCCACGTTATTTCTGCATTAAAAAAACTGCATGGGGAATATGGAAAGATCGCCATATGGGGAAATCGGGACTATGGCGGCGGTGCGGTGAGGAAATATCAGGAGATCATGGAACTTTCAGGATTTACATTACTCAAAAATGAGAATATGTCCATTACCATGGAGAATGGGAAAAAAATACTGTTTACAGGCTTGGATGATTCCCTGCTGGGGCAGCCGCTGATGCCGGATATTGCCGAAGCAAAAGCCGTGGATTTTAAGATACTTCTGACGCATGAGCCGGACAGTGTCCAGGAGTTTTGGGACACCGGCCATCCGCTGATACTGAGCGGACACAGCCATGGGGGGCAGATAAGGATTCCGTTTCTGCCCTTTGTAAATGAGAGAGCAGTGGCGGCAACCTCCCTTTCCTCCCGATACAGCGGCGGAATGTATCAGGTAGGAGAGAAGGGAACGCAGAAGCTGTATGTGAATACCGGGCTTGGGACTACCCATATTTCCGCCCGTTTTGGTGTAGTCCCAGAGATCACGGTGTTTGAGATCCATCTGTGA
- the rsmH gene encoding 16S rRNA (cytosine(1402)-N(4))-methyltransferase RsmH, which produces MEKKEQQHKRRVRYKGTHPRNYQEKYKELQPEKYADTIRKVIEKGSTPAGMHISIMVKEIMDFLQIQPGQTGLDATLGYGGHTSEMLKCLQGEGHIYALDVDPIEMEKTRERLQKKGYGPEILTIIQKNFADIDQVAEQNGRFDFVLADLGVSSMQIDNPDRGFSYKTDGPLDLRLNPQKGVSAAQRLKEVSQEELEGMLAENSDEPFAKEISRAVMQELKKGNEVSTTTQLRRVIEKALIRVPEKEREEVVKKSCQRTFQALRIDVNSEFEVLEAFLEKLPDVLKEGGRAAILTFHSGEDRLVKKSFKQLCRAGIYREVSTEVIRPSAEECRRNPRARSTKMRWAVKA; this is translated from the coding sequence ATGGAAAAGAAAGAACAACAGCATAAGCGCCGTGTCCGCTACAAAGGCACGCATCCCAGAAATTATCAAGAAAAATATAAGGAACTGCAGCCTGAAAAATACGCAGATACCATCCGGAAGGTCATTGAAAAGGGCAGTACGCCTGCAGGAATGCATATCTCCATTATGGTAAAGGAAATCATGGATTTTCTGCAGATACAGCCGGGTCAGACAGGCCTGGACGCAACCCTTGGATACGGCGGGCATACATCGGAAATGCTGAAATGCCTGCAGGGGGAAGGCCATATTTATGCCCTGGATGTGGACCCCATTGAGATGGAAAAGACGAGAGAACGGCTGCAGAAAAAAGGGTACGGTCCTGAGATCCTCACCATCATACAGAAAAACTTTGCGGATATTGACCAGGTGGCAGAACAGAACGGAAGATTTGATTTTGTTTTGGCAGACCTGGGTGTTTCTTCTATGCAGATAGACAACCCGGACCGGGGATTTTCTTATAAAACGGACGGGCCTTTGGATTTAAGGCTGAATCCCCAAAAGGGTGTTTCCGCGGCACAGCGTTTGAAAGAGGTGTCTCAGGAGGAGTTGGAGGGAATGCTCGCAGAGAATTCCGATGAGCCTTTTGCAAAGGAGATCTCAAGAGCCGTTATGCAGGAATTAAAAAAAGGAAATGAGGTGTCCACCACCACACAGCTTCGCAGGGTCATTGAGAAAGCACTTATACGAGTACCGGAGAAGGAGCGGGAGGAGGTTGTGAAGAAATCCTGCCAGAGAACCTTTCAGGCTCTCAGAATAGATGTGAACAGTGAGTTTGAAGTGCTGGAAGCTTTTCTGGAAAAGCTCCCTGATGTTTTGAAAGAGGGCGGACGCGCAGCAATCTTGACTTTCCATTCAGGGGAAGACAGACTTGTGAAAAAATCCTTTAAGCAGCTTTGTAGAGCCGGAATATACAGGGAAGTATCCACAGAAGTCATACGGCCGTCCGCAGAAGAGTGCAGAAGAAATCCCCGGGCAAGGTCCACAAAAATGCGCTGGGCGGTCAAAGCATAA
- a CDS encoding Gfo/Idh/MocA family protein, whose amino-acid sequence MRRAVFGIVGAGWRAEFFLRAAKELPEFFKVSIVVERNPEKAKRLEQQWGVKVLPDLDALAKCREEVEFVVLCLSPDVMPVMLEKASGLGFYVLSETFALEHVDAIEEYYHRIKEPSKVQFAEQYWLRPAHMARLAAIGSGRIGSVTQAQVSVGHGYHGVSLLRKYLDVGFENCEIRAWEFVNPIVEGPGRAGYPDKERIIRDRQQFAVLDFGGKWGVFDFTEEQYFSKIRGSRVLIRGERGEIENNTIRCLKDHKTPVEYQMTRSGSGIDEGLGAPAIDGIQAAGEWLYHNPFGRPRLSDEETAVADAVWKMHQYVCGGESFYSLEEGCQDQYLDCMIRSAVRSGESIRTQSHSWTE is encoded by the coding sequence ATGAGAAGAGCGGTATTTGGGATTGTGGGCGCTGGATGGCGGGCTGAATTTTTTCTGAGAGCGGCAAAAGAGCTTCCGGAATTTTTCAAGGTGAGCATTGTGGTGGAGCGGAATCCGGAAAAGGCAAAACGGCTGGAGCAGCAGTGGGGCGTTAAGGTCCTTCCTGATTTGGACGCGCTTGCCAAGTGCAGGGAAGAGGTGGAATTTGTGGTCCTGTGCCTCTCACCGGATGTCATGCCAGTGATGCTGGAAAAGGCTTCCGGGCTGGGGTTCTATGTGCTCAGTGAGACCTTTGCGCTGGAGCATGTGGACGCCATTGAAGAATATTATCACAGGATCAAAGAACCGTCCAAGGTTCAGTTTGCAGAGCAGTATTGGCTGCGGCCGGCCCATATGGCAAGGCTGGCGGCCATTGGATCGGGGAGGATCGGCAGTGTGACACAGGCGCAGGTTTCCGTGGGCCATGGATATCACGGTGTCAGCCTTCTCAGAAAATATCTGGATGTGGGATTCGAGAACTGTGAGATCAGGGCGTGGGAATTTGTAAATCCCATTGTGGAAGGCCCGGGACGCGCCGGATATCCGGACAAAGAGCGGATCATCCGGGACAGACAGCAGTTTGCGGTGCTTGATTTTGGCGGCAAATGGGGTGTGTTTGATTTCACGGAGGAACAATACTTCTCGAAAATCCGGGGCAGCAGAGTGCTGATCCGCGGTGAGAGGGGAGAGATAGAAAACAATACCATCCGCTGTCTGAAGGATCACAAAACCCCGGTGGAATACCAAATGACAAGAAGCGGTTCCGGAATAGACGAGGGGCTGGGTGCCCCTGCTATAGATGGCATACAGGCAGCAGGAGAATGGCTGTATCACAATCCGTTCGGAAGGCCGAGACTCAGTGATGAGGAGACTGCCGTGGCAGATGCAGTATGGAAAATGCACCAGTATGTATGCGGCGGCGAGAGCTTTTATTCCCTGGAGGAGGGCTGCCAGGATCAGTATCTGGACTGCATGATAAGAAGCGCTGTCAGGTCAGGGGAAAGTATCAGGACTCAGAGCCACAGTTGGACAGAATAA
- a CDS encoding VOC family protein: MMKNYVTGLQHIGIPTNDLKKSLEFYEKLGFENIYQVKNGAETVAFLRYENLTLEIYENGAALERDGSVDHFALDTKHVEELYEKMKQEGYTMLTPGINSLPFWEKGIKFFIVEGPNRERIEFCEIL; the protein is encoded by the coding sequence ATGATGAAAAATTATGTAACAGGACTGCAGCATATTGGAATCCCTACAAATGACTTGAAAAAAAGTCTGGAATTTTATGAAAAGCTGGGGTTTGAAAATATTTACCAGGTGAAAAACGGGGCAGAGACTGTGGCCTTCCTCAGATATGAAAATCTTACACTGGAGATATATGAAAACGGTGCCGCACTGGAGCGTGACGGCAGTGTAGATCATTTTGCCCTTGACACAAAACATGTGGAAGAGCTGTATGAGAAAATGAAACAGGAGGGATATACCATGCTGACTCCCGGGATCAACAGCCTTCCTTTCTGGGAGAAAGGAATTAAATTTTTTATCGTTGAGGGACCGAACCGGGAAAGGATCGAATTCTGTGAGATCCTGTAG
- a CDS encoding Rpn family recombination-promoting nuclease/putative transposase, with the protein MFGAVMVNEEICRDFLEMAVGFPIEKVEISKEKSMIYHPEYRGIRLDIIARDENRTHYNVEMQVAKKSHIGKRARYYHSQMDMELLLTGEDYRELPAAYVIFICDFDPFGQKKYRYTFENICAETGLSIADGSTTIFLCTCGDNEAETPEELVKFLKFVRADTSDSNRDYQDSFIRKIQESMEEVRSSREMEEKFMLLEELLKDERAEGRTEGRAEGKAESILFLLQESGSVPEELRSKIMNEQNTDTLSKYLKLAARAESITDFMKEIDKI; encoded by the coding sequence ATGTTTGGCGCAGTTATGGTGAACGAGGAAATCTGCCGTGATTTTCTGGAGATGGCAGTGGGATTTCCCATCGAGAAGGTGGAGATCAGCAAAGAAAAAAGTATGATCTACCATCCGGAATACCGGGGGATACGGCTTGATATTATCGCCCGGGATGAAAACAGGACTCACTATAATGTGGAAATGCAGGTGGCAAAAAAATCCCATATAGGCAAAAGGGCCAGATATTATCACAGCCAAATGGATATGGAACTTTTACTGACCGGTGAGGACTACAGGGAACTCCCTGCAGCCTATGTGATTTTTATCTGTGATTTTGACCCCTTTGGGCAGAAAAAATACCGCTATACTTTTGAGAATATCTGCGCTGAGACCGGATTATCCATTGCAGACGGAAGTACGACTATTTTTTTGTGTACATGCGGGGATAATGAGGCAGAGACGCCTGAAGAACTTGTTAAATTTCTTAAATTTGTCAGGGCTGACACATCAGACAGTAACAGGGATTATCAGGACAGTTTTATCAGGAAGATCCAGGAATCCATGGAAGAGGTCAGAAGCAGCCGTGAAATGGAGGAGAAGTTTATGTTGCTGGAAGAACTGTTGAAAGATGAACGTGCGGAAGGCAGAACGGAAGGCAGAGCAGAAGGTAAAGCGGAATCCATCTTGTTTCTTCTGCAGGAGTCAGGTTCTGTGCCTGAGGAACTCAGGAGTAAGATCATGAATGAGCAGAACACGGATACCCTTTCAAAATATCTGAAACTGGCAGCACGTGCGGAGTCTATTACTGATTTTATGAAAGAAATAGATAAGATCTGA
- a CDS encoding family 43 glycosylhydrolase, which translates to MNKLYYQFPDTWFGDCMPFGYKDKFYLYHQRDTRKPGPFGEPFGWDLATTSDFVDYEDCGVAVPRGTDEEQDQFIFAGSVFEAEGKFHIFYTGYNRDYPAQGKASQVLMHAVSDDLRHWTKTQEALTFCPQEGYDPDDWRDPFVIWNEEAQEYLLILGARKIGPKTEQTGRTVKFTSKDLKNWEFKGDFWAPGLYTMHEMPDLFKIGDWWYHIISEYSDKNKIIYRMSRSLEGPWIAPVDDAFDGRAYYAGRTFCLNGQRILFGWVPTKEDCDDRKNFEWAGTFVAHEIYQRQDGTLGVKIPDTVWEAFGDRESLSDVKLESPYARTEKILAEACGDLYSFEADITFSEGTRSFGIRVLENEKTAQSYQYIFPVGENKYVFEKNPNWPWFGCMNIGLERPITLRAGETYHVQMILDDTIVTLYVNGVALNSRIYEKPGDALSVFVTDGTMEIRNISIARGLDQA; encoded by the coding sequence ATGAATAAACTTTATTACCAATTTCCGGATACCTGGTTTGGAGACTGTATGCCCTTTGGATATAAGGATAAATTCTATCTTTATCATCAGAGGGATACCAGAAAGCCGGGGCCGTTTGGAGAACCCTTTGGCTGGGATCTGGCAACTACTTCAGACTTTGTGGATTATGAGGACTGCGGCGTGGCTGTGCCCAGAGGGACAGATGAGGAACAGGATCAGTTCATTTTTGCGGGCAGTGTATTTGAGGCAGAAGGAAAGTTTCACATCTTCTACACAGGATATAACCGGGACTATCCCGCACAGGGAAAAGCATCCCAGGTACTGATGCATGCGGTCAGTGATGATCTTCGCCACTGGACGAAAACCCAGGAAGCCCTCACCTTCTGCCCTCAGGAGGGATATGACCCGGATGACTGGAGAGACCCCTTTGTCATCTGGAACGAGGAGGCGCAGGAATACCTGCTCATATTAGGCGCCAGAAAGATTGGACCCAAGACAGAGCAGACAGGCCGCACGGTGAAATTTACATCAAAGGATTTGAAAAACTGGGAATTCAAAGGGGATTTCTGGGCACCCGGTCTGTACACCATGCATGAAATGCCTGATTTATTCAAAATCGGTGACTGGTGGTATCATATCATCTCTGAATACAGCGATAAAAATAAGATCATCTACCGTATGAGCAGGAGTCTGGAGGGTCCGTGGATCGCTCCTGTGGACGACGCCTTTGACGGAAGGGCTTATTACGCGGGAAGAACGTTCTGTCTGAACGGACAGAGAATCCTCTTTGGCTGGGTTCCCACAAAAGAGGACTGTGATGACCGGAAAAACTTTGAGTGGGCAGGAACCTTTGTGGCACATGAGATATACCAGCGGCAGGATGGAACCCTGGGGGTAAAGATACCGGATACTGTTTGGGAGGCTTTCGGGGATCGGGAGAGTCTTTCCGATGTGAAACTGGAAAGCCCATATGCCAGAACAGAAAAGATACTGGCAGAGGCGTGTGGAGATTTATACTCGTTTGAAGCTGATATTACATTTTCGGAGGGTACCAGATCCTTTGGTATCCGTGTGTTGGAGAATGAAAAGACTGCGCAGTCTTACCAGTACATCTTCCCTGTAGGGGAAAATAAATATGTGTTTGAAAAGAATCCAAACTGGCCCTGGTTCGGATGCATGAACATAGGGTTGGAACGGCCGATCACTCTTAGAGCAGGTGAGACATACCATGTGCAGATGATACTGGATGATACTATCGTGACATTATATGTGAACGGAGTAGCTCTTAACAGCAGAATCTATGAGAAGCCGGGGGATGCACTCAGTGTATTTGTCACAGACGGCACGATGGAGATCAGAAATATTTCCATTGCCAGAGGACTGGATCAGGCGTAA
- a CDS encoding carbohydrate ABC transporter permease yields MKTKKNLFTGCKVAAGALLLIFQVYPIFYVIMSSMKTTDDFRHLASYALPRAVDFSNYIKVFTTSPMLTYFKNSIIITVGVLIPLLLISFMAGFALSKIQFKGNKKILSYFLLGLMLPFQVALIPLFTIFSKMNMLNTYPAIILPQIAFSLSYSIQLFYSFSKFLPDEIVEAAIIDGCTPMKTFFRIIFPMSTNSILTVATMQGVFTWNDFINAYTFTRSTDMKTVTLGLNDFVGFMGTTDWGATFAAITVTVLPTFLFYFFTNKYMLSGLTAGAVKG; encoded by the coding sequence ATGAAGACAAAAAAGAATCTGTTTACCGGATGCAAAGTGGCTGCAGGGGCGTTGCTGCTGATCTTCCAGGTATATCCTATCTTCTATGTTATCATGTCCAGTATGAAGACAACAGATGACTTCCGGCACCTGGCTTCCTATGCGTTGCCAAGGGCGGTTGACTTTAGTAATTATATTAAGGTATTTACCACAAGCCCAATGTTGACCTATTTTAAAAACAGCATAATCATCACAGTGGGCGTGCTGATCCCTCTGCTGCTCATAAGCTTTATGGCGGGGTTTGCTCTGAGTAAGATACAGTTTAAAGGAAACAAGAAAATATTGTCTTATTTCCTTCTGGGACTCATGCTGCCGTTTCAGGTGGCTCTGATCCCCCTGTTTACCATTTTCAGCAAGATGAACATGCTGAATACATATCCGGCCATCATACTGCCCCAGATCGCGTTTTCCCTTTCTTATTCCATTCAGCTTTTTTACTCTTTCAGTAAATTCCTGCCGGATGAGATAGTGGAGGCAGCCATAATAGACGGCTGTACACCTATGAAGACATTTTTCAGGATTATTTTCCCTATGTCTACAAATTCCATCCTGACAGTGGCAACCATGCAGGGTGTCTTTACCTGGAATGACTTTATCAATGCCTACACATTTACGCGTTCTACAGATATGAAGACCGTGACACTGGGGCTGAACGACTTTGTGGGATTTATGGGAACTACGGATTGGGGCGCGACTTTTGCGGCCATCACGGTAACAGTGCTGCCCACATTCCTGTTTTACTTTTTCACTAATAAATATATGTTAAGCGGACTGACAGCCGGAGCTGTCAAAGGCTAG